One segment of Acropora muricata isolate sample 2 chromosome 8, ASM3666990v1, whole genome shotgun sequence DNA contains the following:
- the LOC136924768 gene encoding adaptin ear-binding coat-associated protein 2-like, with amino-acid sequence MDEYESVLCVKNECFIYKIPPRSSNRGYRAADWKLDQPDWTGRVRVCAKGKECYIKIEDKNSGELFAKCPVDDYPGLAVEAVLDSSRYFVLKIVNENGQHAFIGMGFQDRGDSFDFNVAMQDHFKWIKQNEKLEAEAVQPDLTPKLDLSFKEGQTIHINLGSRASGATSTSRPKPSGGGLNVIPPPPGGVAPKLAPPPGSGASPASPRRTFTTNSPASFPGMGSFGPTTVVHHSQQPKTTVTSSEWGDFTAASGNTDSSWEQF; translated from the exons ATGGACGAATATGAGAGTGTCTTGTGCGTGAAAAACGAATGTTTTATTTACAAAATTCCTCCAAGGTCAAGCAATCGGGGCTACAG AGCTGCTGATTGGAAGTTGGATCAACCAGACTGGACTGGGAGGGTAAGGGTATGTGCTAAAGGAAAGGAATGTTACATCAAGATTGAAGACAAAAACTCTG GTGAGCTCTTTGCCAAGTGTCCTGTTGATGACTACCCTGGCTTAGCAGTGGAAGCTGTGTTAGATAGTAGCCGCTATTTTGTTCTCAAGATTGTCAATGAAAATG GTCAACATGCATTCATTGGAATGGGTTTTCAAGATCGAGGAGACAGCTTTGATTTCAATGTTGCAATGCAAGATCATTTCAA atggATAAAACAGAATGAAAAACTTGAAGCTGAAGCTGTTCAGCCAGATCTTACTCCAAAGTTAGACCTGAGCTTCAAGGAAGGACAAACAATACATATTAATTTAGGG AGTCGTGCATCAGGGGCAACATCGACAAGTAGACCAAAGCCAA GTGGTGGTGGCCTGAATGTGATTCCTCCACCACCAGGGGGTGTAGCTCCTAAGCTTGCCCCACCACCAGGTTCAGGTGCATCACCTGCATCTCCCAGAAGAACCTTCACAACAAACTCACCAGCCTCCTTTCCTGGGATGGGTAGTTTTGGTCCTACAACTGTAGTGCACCATAGTCAACAACCGAAAACGACAGTGACATCATCAGAGTGGGGAGATTTTACAGCTGCATCAGG GAACACCGATTCTAGTTGGGAACAGTTTTGA
- the LOC136924767 gene encoding uncharacterized protein, whose product MDHKGDVVVYQVQKDKSSCCCHVPSNFEPIEVTRNLLQNEDCTFKVVSPILFKPWHDIKTLIPLVFKFQPPKLSLDTLQTLKQSSIVNNETHLGQALDLMVFSPGYSGKLCFKLQPGKYSASKYECNNRLTSCRPGSDSWPRSVAVMDDMVEINKSEEQGFNSSSKSLWCASPLFDKNRMKKTELVLDKFTETYLKQVKDKYGLENHQRGKWTLYKKNFSFHGKHSIEYVWQEVSLLTRKGHLPHCNSKLQKVQDEVWVYCDFQHSLKVRSTLEKALKITGALHFHVHPVGVVMQL is encoded by the exons ATGGATCATAAAGGTGATGTTGTAGTCTATCAAGTACAAAAGGACAagagttcttgttgttgtcatgTACCCTCAAATTTTGAGCCCATTGAAGTGACAAGGAATTTACTTCAAAACGAAGATTGTACATTTAAGGTGGTGTCTCCCATATTATTTAAACCGTGGCATG ACATTAAAACGTTAATTCCACTGGTTTTCAAGTTTCAACCTCCAAAGTTGTCCCTGGACACATTGCAAACATTAAAACAGTCATCTATTGTGAACAATGAAACTCATTTGGGTCAAGCTTTAGATCTCATGGTGTTCTCACCAGGTTACTCTGGAAAGTTATGTTTCAAACTCCAACCAGGAAAGTATAGTGCTTCAAAATATGAGTGCAATAATCGCTTAACTTCATGTAGACCTGGCAGTGATAGTTGGCCAAGATCTGTTGCTGTCATGGATGATATGgtagaaataaacaaatcagaGGAACAAGGCTTCAATTCATCTTCAAAATCA CTTTGGTGTGCCAGCCCTTTATTCGACAAAAATAGAATGAAGAAAACTGAACTGGTTTTGGACAAATTCACAGAAACATATCTGAAGCAAGTCAAAGACAAGTATGGATTAGAAAACCACCAGCGAGGAAAGTGGACCCTATATAAGAAAAACTTTTCATTTCATG GAAAGCATTCAATAGAGTATGTATGGCAGGAGGTGAGCTTACTAACCAGAAAAGGTCATCTTCCTCATTGCAATAGTAAATTACAG AAAGTGCAAGATGAGGTGTGGGTGTACTGTGACTTTCAACACTCTTTGAAG GTGAGAAGTACCCTTGAAAAGGCTCTCAAAATTACTGGAGCCTTGCATTTTCACGTTCATCCAGTTGGAGTAGTGATGCAGTTATGA